From a region of the Tachysurus fulvidraco isolate hzauxx_2018 chromosome 5, HZAU_PFXX_2.0, whole genome shotgun sequence genome:
- the LOC113634537 gene encoding protein NDRG3-like translates to MDELQDVELTEVKPLLTDKNARNFQDFDCREHDIESPHGVLHVTMRGTPKGNRPVILTYHDIGLNHKSCFNTLFNFEDMQEITQYFAMAHVDAPGQQENAAPFPTGYQYPTMDQLAEMLPSVMTHLKINSVIGIGVGAGAHILTRLALNQPTLVEGLVLINVDPCAKGWMDWAASKLSGWTSNLVDIIMGHHFSTDELTENQEIIQTYRLHIAQDMNQDNLQLFCNSYNSRRDLEIERPVIRLNEETVNTLKCPALLIVGDTSPAVEAVVECNSRLNPKKTTLLKMADCGGLPQVVQPGKLAEAFKYFVQGMGYMPTASMTRLARSHTHSASSMNSVDGTRSRTHINSQP, encoded by the coding sequence ATGGATGAGTTACAGGATGTGGAGCTGACCGAAGTTAAGCCCCTTCTGACAGACAAAAATGCCCGAAACTTTCAGGATTTCGACTGTCGGGAGCATGACATTGAGTCCCCACACGGTGTTCTCCATGTCACTATGAGAGGAACACCTAAAGGCAACCGGCCCGTGATCCTTACATACCATGACATTGGCCTTAACCATAAGTCATGCTTCAACACTCTTTTTAACTTTGAGGACATGCAGGAAATCACACAGTATTTTGCCATGGCTCATGTGGATGCTCCAGGTCAGCAGGAGAACGCAGCACCTTTCCCCACTGGGTATCAGTACCCTACGATGGATCAGCTAGCTGAGATGCTGCCCTCAGTCATGACCCACTTAAAGATCAATAGTGTGATTGGGATTGGTGTTGGTGCTGGAGCCCACATTCTCACCAGACTGGCGCTGAATCAGCCTACACTGGTAGAGGGACTGGTTCTTATTAATGTGGACCCGTGTGCaaaaggatggatggactgGGCTGCCTCAAAGTTGTCAGGATGGACCAGCAACCTGGTGGACATCATAATGGGGCATCATTTCAGCACAGATGAGCTGACAGAAAACCAGGAGATCATTCAGACATACCGTCTGCACATCGCTCAGGACATGAACCAGGACAACCTTCAACTGTTCTGCAACTCCTACAACAGCCGCCGAGATCTTGAGATCGAGAGGCCTGTCATAAGGCTTAATGAGGAAACTGTAAACACTCTGAAGTGTCCTGCGTTGCTAATTGTTGGTGATACCTCTCCAGCTGTGGAGGCCGTTGTTGAGTGTAACTCGAGGTTAAACCCCAAAAAGACCACCCTTCTGAAGATGGCAGATTGTGGTGGCCTACCCCAAGTTGTACAACCTGGTAAACTTGCTGAGGCCTTCAAGTACTTTGTCCAGGGCATGGGTTACATGCCCACTGCCAGTATGACACGCTTGGCACGCTCTCATACGCACTCAGCTTCCAGCATGAACTCTGTGGATGGCACACGTAGCCGCACTCACATTAACTCTCAGCCGTAG
- the LOC125141269 gene encoding GTPase IMAP family member 4-like: protein MASGSSRNAPDRKIVLLGKAEAGKNRVARFILGYTKLNEESEECLLHEGEHAGRRICIVNTPGWDRVSIECTTEKIKKEIVRSVTLCPPGPHALVLVLPINADDELSVNELESASRHMELLSERVWNHTVVLFLCEGDVEESTIKEHIHKAEKLLEKCRGRHCVMRLSDSKTQVHGLLEVIDDMVKEKNSIVEESLDDFFLPQVYYEVMQSKITQHIRDYEDKIERMKQVYQNRLSMYKNQTEEEPLLKRRRGSIDGTRPSFSENENQEVDIGTVRKKYQDELLALAKYYFKPVGLLLFAMIGALIGSVVGSNYGVVGSGSGIIIGIIVTIPLGLYLITAASLARQSSSHVEVKKTEQTN from the exons ATGGCAAGTGGATCCTCACGAAATGCTCCAG ATCGAAAGATTGTACTGCTGGGAAAAGCTGAAGCTGGAAAGAACAGAGTAGCCAGGTTTATCCTGGGATACACAAAGCTAAATGAAGAGAGTGAAGAGTGTCTTTTACATGAAGGTGAACATGCAGGAAGGAGGATCTGCATCGTGAATACACCAGGATGGGACAGAGTTTCTATAGAGTGCACTacagagaaaattaaaaaagaaattgtcCGAAGTGTGACTCTTTGTCCTCCAGGTCCCCATGCTCTGGTTCTCGTGTTGCCCATAAACGCTGATGATGAACTATCTGTAAATGAACTTGAATCAGCTAGTCGACACATGGAGCTGCTCTCTGAGAGGGTCTGGAATCACACTGTGGTGCTTTTCCTGTGTGAAGGAGATGTGGAGGAATCCACAATCAAAGAACACATTCATAAAGCAGAAAAACTCCTGGAAAAGTGCAGAGGCAGACACTGTGTTATGCGTTTGAGTGACTCTAAAACCCAAGTCCATGGACTGCTTGAAGTGATAGACGACatggtgaaagaaaaaaacagcattgtggaAGAAAGTCTGGATGATTTCTTTCTGCCACAGGTTTATTATGAAGTGATGCAGAGcaaaataacacaacatatCAGAGATTATGAGGACAAAATAGAAAGGATGAAACAAGTATACCAGAACAGACTTAGTATGTATAAAAACCAAACTGAGGAAGAACCTTTGCTTAAGCGGAGACGTGGTAGTATTGACGGAACTCGTCCATCTT TCTCTGAAAATGAAAATCAGGAGGTGGATATTGGTACTGTCAGGAAGAAGTATCAGGATGAGCTTCTGGCACTTGCAAAATATTACTTCAAACCTGTAGGTCTGCTATTGTTTGCTATGATTGGTGCCCTTATTGGATCGGTTGTTGGATCGAATTATGGAGTGGTGGGCTCTGGATCTGGGATCATCATTGGAATCATAGTAACAATTCCACTGGGTCTATACCTGATTACAGCTGCAAGCCTCGCACGGCAAAGTTCATCTCATGTGGAAGTCAAAAAAACTGAACAGACTAATTAG
- the ntan1 gene encoding protein N-terminal asparagine amidohydrolase, whose translation MWLIGRKIAQNKDLILDIRDKMPLLTQNKRIDHLISTAELFSKYSHLRENAKTFRSKPLVTVDPECLLYVQQREFAATTPTDGSVSVIGSDDATTCHLLVLRHTGNGATCLAHLDGSNTCSEVPLLLNAVMALSNPAKAGRLELHLVGGFDDDNKTSHKLSREILAAFQKQKEEIHLETCCITDMNDVVKDGIHRPVIYGIGVNVKTGEVFPATFPHKGPAEDLRSARSFTGGQIAEVYDSSKGQVKIGPCSWPVNTDIAFWLDEDDEIILQYLSTSPYAEPPHFVQHMKSTIRFLLEHPNADVLFPGGQPQIFQRSEHGQWERV comes from the exons ATGTGGCTGATTGGCAGAAAAATAGCACAGAATAAAGACTTGATATTAGATATTAGAGACAAAATGCCGCTCCTGACTCAAAACAAACGAATCGACCATTTAATATCAACTGCTGAATTGTTCTCCAAATATTCCCATTTAAGG gaaaatgcCAAAACATTTCGCTCCAAACCGCTTGTGACAGTGGATCCCGAGTGTCTCCTTTATGTACAACAGCGTGAATTTGCAGCCACAACGCCGACAGACG GCTCTGTTTCAGTTATAGGCTCTGATGATGCAACAACGTGTCACTTATTAGTCCTGCGCCATACAG GAAACGGAGCGACCTGTCTGGCTCACCTGGACGGCTCGAACACGTGCTCTGAAGTTCCTCTCTTACTTAATGCTGTCATGGCATTAAGCAACCCAGCTAAAGCAGGCAG gTTAGAGCTTCATCTTGTTGGTGGGTTTGATGACGACAACAAGACATCACATAAACTCAGCCGTGAAATTTTGG ctGCGTTTCAGAAACAAAAGGAAGAAATCCACCTAGAAACGTGCTGCATTACTG ATATGAATGACGTTGTGAAAGACGGGATTCACAGACCAGTTATCTATGGAATAG gCGTGAACGTTAAAACCGGTGAGGTTTTCCCAGCCACATTTCCACACAAAGGACCTGCTGAGGACTTGAGGTCTGCACGTAGCTTCACAGGTGGACAG ATAGCCGAGGTGTATGACAGTAGTAAAGGGCAGGTGAAGATTGGGCCATGCAGCTGGCCAGTGAATACAGACATTGCCTTCTGGttggatgaagatgatgaaatAATTTTGCAG TACCTGTCCACATCACCTTATGCTGAGCCACCTCATTTTGTCCAACACATGAAGTCTACAATCCGCTTCCTGCTGGAACACCCGAACGCCGATGTTCTGTTTCCTGGAGGCCAGCCGCAGATCTTCCAGCGATCGGAGCATGGACAGTGGGAGAGAGTCTGA
- the LOC125141272 gene encoding GTPase IMAP family member 4-like translates to MAGVINLGTNTAMDPHPSGSSPKAPDRKIVLLGKAGARKNRVARFILGDTTLNEESEECLLHEGEHAGRRICIVNTPGWDRVSIECTTEKIKKEIIRSVTLCPPDLHALVLVMPINADDELSVNELKSASRHMELLSKRVWNHTVVLFLCEGDVEESTIKEHIHKAEKLLEKCRGRHCVMHLSDSETQVHGLLEEIDSMVEENARYSFQPQASDEQMQSKMSCKEATQKKTIKQQSEEKVEEKDVPRKRRGSLQGLYPSMTTDTEDSERQRERTEAKKNINQNQLPWNYLKPVVVILMSFMGALIGSVAGAQYGTMGAAVGIVTGFVSLLLISLGLVSLIQ, encoded by the exons ATGGCGGGTGTAATAAATTTGGGCACTAATACAGCCATGGATCCTCACCCAAGTGGATCGTCACCTAAAGCTCCAG ATCGAAAGATTGTACTGCTGGGAAAAGCTGGAGCTAGAAAGAACAGAGTAGCCAGATTCATCCTGGGAGACACAACGCTAAATGAAGAGAGTGAAGAGTGTCTTTTACATGAAGGTGAACATGCAGGAAGGAGGATCTGCATCGTGAATACACCAGGATGGGACAGAGTTTCTATAGAGTGCACTacagagaaaattaaaaaagaaatcatccGAAGTGTGACACTTTGTCCTCCAGATCTCCATGCTCTGGTTCTGGTGATGCCCATAAACGCTGATGATGAACTATCTGTAAATGAACTTAAATCAGCAAGTCGACACATGGAGCTGCTCTCTAAGAGGGTCTGGAATCACACTGTGGTGCTTTTCCTGTGTGAAGGAGATGTGGAGGAATCCACAATCAAAGAACACATTCATAAAGCAGAAAAACTCCTTGAAAAGTGCAGAGGCAGACACTGTGTTATGCATCTGAGTGACTCTGAAACCCAGGTCCATGGACTGCTTGAAGAGATAGACAGCATGGTGGAAGAAAATGCTCGTTATAGCTTCCAGCCACAGGCTTCTGATGAACAGATGCAGAGCAAAATGTCATGCAAAGAAGctacacaaaagaaaacaattaaacaGCAGAGTGAAGAAAAAGTAGAAGAGAAAGATGTGCCTAGGAAGAGACGTGGAAGCCTCCAAGGGTTATATCCTAGTA TGACTACAGATACAGAAGAttcagaaagacaaagagagagaactgaggccaaaaagaacataaatcaGAACCAGTTGCCGTGGAATTATCTCAAACCCGTAGTAGTGATCCTAATGTCCTTCATGGGTGCTCTTATAGGCTCAGTGGCAGGAGCCCAGTATGGAACAATGGGGGCAGCTGTGGGGATTGTCACTGGATTTGTTTCACTACTGCTCATTAGTTTGGGTCTGGTCAGTCTAATACAATAG